The Micromonospora sp. WMMD961 genome has a segment encoding these proteins:
- a CDS encoding MMPL family transporter has translation MTVLNATSPDGHKSAFPAGLTGRATSTIAKPLHPALRTANKEGQSAMPVLARWCFRHRFLVIGSWVALLVALALLSATVGTSYSNAFSLPGTESAKAQALLQKVAPQQAGDSGQIVVHVRDGSIRDAEVRAKITPMLEKVAALPSVASVTSMYGSAGAPQISKDGRTAYATVTFDATADRLAIPDVTKVIDTAHAARDDQLQVELGGEAIAIAAEGAIKSTEAVGVVAAGIVLFIAFGSLVGMLLPLLAAIAALSAGLITVGLTSHLMILGSIGPTVAALIGLGVGIDYALFIVSRHRAGLQAGLSPEDAAVRALDTAGRAVVFAGLTVIAALLGLLVLRIGPLNGMGISGAIAVLFTVVAAVTLLPALLGVFGAKLLNKRQRRALATPDHDSPPPSGRRRGRARRPGRWAERVERRKTLFALGAVLLVALLSLPALSLRLGNSDAGNDPKGSTTRAAYDLLAQSFGPGSNGPLVLVTQQGSSGDGQALQTLISAVRVTPGVASVVAEPSTASTGLSVIHVVPTTAPQDKATDTLVTHLREDVIPAAVRGSGLTVHVGGATAGSADLASVVTGKLPLFLAVIIGLGFVLLMVAFRSILVPLTAALMNLLASAASFGVVVAVFQWGWGSEFMGLGKAGPVQAELPLILLAILFGLSMDYQVFLVSRMHEEWTHSRDNHQAIRVGQTETGRLINAAALIMICVFTAFVFGGQRVIAEYGVGLAAAVAIDAFILRTALVPALMHLLGRSNWWLPGWLDRILPQVSVEGASAPQRTPVAPVIPVPVANVAAAAGERFAASAPVVSVPTAPSVPVTNPAAAVEERFAVRDPKSVGVAYLWWLFLGLFGGHHFYLRQNGRGALRLCTLGLCGLGWLADMFILPRQVREANARITSQRHRPSPAAATANALPSAQ, from the coding sequence ATGACGGTCCTCAACGCCACCAGCCCCGACGGGCACAAGTCCGCGTTCCCGGCAGGGCTGACCGGCAGAGCGACGTCCACCATCGCGAAACCGTTGCATCCCGCTCTCCGCACCGCCAACAAAGAAGGTCAATCAGCCATGCCTGTACTCGCCAGATGGTGCTTTCGGCACCGCTTCCTAGTCATCGGGAGCTGGGTTGCTCTGCTGGTTGCGCTCGCCCTGCTGTCCGCGACTGTCGGTACCAGCTACTCCAACGCGTTCAGTCTGCCGGGGACCGAGTCCGCCAAGGCGCAGGCGCTGCTCCAGAAGGTCGCACCTCAGCAGGCGGGGGACAGCGGTCAGATCGTTGTGCACGTGCGCGACGGTTCGATCCGCGACGCCGAGGTCCGTGCGAAGATCACCCCGATGCTGGAGAAGGTCGCAGCGCTGCCTTCAGTCGCGTCGGTGACCAGCATGTACGGGTCTGCAGGAGCGCCGCAGATCAGCAAGGACGGCAGGACTGCCTATGCGACAGTGACATTCGACGCAACGGCCGACCGCCTCGCGATCCCCGACGTCACCAAGGTCATCGACACCGCCCATGCCGCCCGCGATGATCAGCTGCAGGTGGAACTCGGCGGCGAGGCCATCGCCATCGCGGCCGAGGGCGCCATCAAGAGCACCGAGGCGGTGGGGGTGGTGGCCGCCGGCATAGTCCTGTTCATCGCCTTCGGCTCGCTGGTGGGCATGTTGCTGCCGTTACTGGCCGCGATCGCCGCGCTCAGCGCCGGGTTGATCACCGTGGGACTTACCTCGCACCTGATGATCCTGGGGAGCATCGGCCCCACGGTGGCGGCCCTGATCGGTCTCGGAGTCGGGATCGACTACGCCTTGTTCATCGTGAGCCGCCACCGTGCCGGCCTGCAGGCGGGTCTGTCGCCCGAGGATGCGGCGGTGCGTGCCCTCGATACCGCCGGCCGGGCGGTGGTCTTCGCCGGCCTCACCGTGATAGCCGCTCTGCTGGGCCTGCTTGTCCTCCGGATCGGGCCGCTGAACGGGATGGGGATCAGCGGCGCGATCGCTGTGCTTTTCACCGTGGTCGCCGCGGTGACCCTCCTGCCGGCGCTGCTCGGTGTGTTCGGCGCCAAACTGCTGAACAAGCGCCAGCGGCGGGCCCTGGCAACCCCCGACCATGACTCACCGCCGCCGAGTGGACGACGGCGCGGCCGGGCCCGCCGCCCGGGCCGCTGGGCCGAACGGGTTGAACGCCGCAAGACGCTGTTCGCCCTGGGCGCGGTCCTGCTTGTCGCCCTGCTGTCGCTGCCGGCGTTGTCGCTGCGGCTGGGCAACTCGGATGCGGGGAACGACCCGAAGGGTTCCACTACCAGAGCTGCCTACGATCTGCTCGCCCAGAGCTTCGGCCCGGGCTCCAACGGCCCGCTGGTGTTGGTGACGCAGCAGGGCTCATCCGGCGACGGGCAGGCCTTGCAAACCCTGATCTCCGCTGTGCGGGTCACTCCCGGAGTGGCCTCCGTGGTAGCCGAGCCGAGCACCGCGTCAACGGGGTTGTCCGTCATCCACGTGGTCCCGACCACCGCCCCCCAGGACAAGGCGACCGACACGCTGGTCACCCACTTGCGCGAAGACGTCATTCCGGCCGCGGTACGAGGGAGCGGTCTGACGGTGCATGTCGGCGGTGCGACGGCGGGCTCCGCCGATCTCGCCTCGGTGGTGACGGGCAAACTGCCCTTGTTCCTCGCAGTGATCATCGGACTGGGCTTCGTGCTGTTGATGGTCGCGTTCCGCAGCATCCTGGTTCCACTGACGGCCGCCCTGATGAACCTGCTCGCCTCGGCCGCGTCCTTCGGGGTCGTCGTAGCGGTGTTCCAATGGGGATGGGGCTCTGAGTTCATGGGCCTGGGCAAGGCAGGGCCGGTCCAGGCCGAGCTTCCGTTGATCCTGCTCGCGATCCTATTCGGCCTCTCTATGGACTACCAGGTCTTCCTGGTGAGCCGGATGCACGAGGAGTGGACGCACAGTCGCGACAACCACCAGGCGATCCGGGTCGGCCAGACGGAAACCGGACGATTGATCAACGCTGCCGCCCTGATCATGATCTGCGTGTTCACCGCCTTCGTCTTCGGCGGCCAGCGAGTGATCGCCGAGTACGGTGTGGGCCTGGCCGCGGCGGTGGCGATCGACGCATTCATCCTGCGCACCGCGCTGGTCCCGGCGCTGATGCACCTGCTGGGGCGTTCGAACTGGTGGCTGCCCGGCTGGCTGGACCGTATCCTGCCCCAGGTGTCCGTCGAGGGCGCATCCGCTCCGCAGCGAACTCCCGTCGCCCCGGTGATTCCCGTGCCGGTTGCCAACGTGGCTGCTGCGGCAGGGGAGCGCTTCGCGGCGAGCGCCCCGGTAGTCTCCGTGCCTACCGCCCCCTCCGTGCCAGTTACCAATCCAGCCGCTGCGGTAGAGGAACGCTTCGCGGTGCGCGACCCCAAGTCCGTCGGCGTCGCGTATCTGTGGTGGCTCTTCCTCGGCCTGTTCGGCGGCCACCACTTCTACCTCCGCCAGAATGGCCGCGGCGCGCTGCGTCTGTGCACTCTCGGCCTGTGCGGCCTGGGCTGGCTCGCCGACATGTTCATCCTGCCTCGGCAGGTCCGCGAGGCGAATGCCCGGATCACATCACAGCGCCACCGACCCAGCCCGGCGGCCGCGACCGCAAACGCACTGCCGTCCGCCCAGTGA
- a CDS encoding sensor histidine kinase has protein sequence MSLLGWSLVLLTGSALGAVLATVWITSLSIAALGVGIPLVLLTTALVRWFADLHRQWAADRLGVPVPAHPYQPTPDAGWLVRLWTILRDPATWRDWAWLVVNSITNWLSCGLSLLLFVFGVGYLFYPLIYQLTLPQVFRTPMGEAFRLHSVVQSFGLVPLGPVLLLLWYFTAVRLANLNARVIRALLGPTEQARLRARVQQLATSRAETIDTQAGELRRIERDLHDGAQARLVSLGMSLGLAQQLLHDDPQAVQQLLAEARESTSSALTELRDLVRGIHPPVLADRGLDGALKALTLVNPIPTTVVTRLPGRLPAPVESAAYFAVAEALSNAIKHAQARQIRITVEFTPHRYGAAGELTMLVSDDGRGGASIDSGTGLRGIQRRLAAFDGTLAVDSPPGGPTEVRMSLPCVL, from the coding sequence ATGAGCCTGTTGGGCTGGTCGCTGGTGCTGCTGACGGGTTCGGCCCTGGGTGCCGTACTGGCCACGGTCTGGATCACCTCGCTGTCAATCGCCGCTCTCGGCGTCGGGATCCCCTTGGTCCTGCTCACCACCGCGCTGGTGCGCTGGTTTGCCGACCTGCACCGCCAGTGGGCCGCCGACCGGCTCGGTGTACCGGTGCCCGCCCACCCCTATCAGCCGACGCCGGACGCCGGGTGGCTGGTGCGGCTCTGGACGATCCTGCGCGACCCGGCGACCTGGCGGGACTGGGCCTGGTTGGTGGTCAACTCGATCACCAACTGGTTGAGCTGCGGACTGTCGCTCCTGCTTTTCGTCTTCGGAGTCGGGTATCTGTTCTATCCGCTCATCTATCAGCTGACGCTTCCTCAGGTATTTCGCACTCCGATGGGGGAGGCCTTCCGGCTGCACAGCGTCGTGCAGTCGTTCGGGTTGGTACCGCTCGGTCCGGTTCTCCTTCTGCTCTGGTATTTCACTGCGGTGCGCCTCGCGAACCTCAACGCTCGGGTGATCCGCGCACTGCTCGGCCCCACCGAACAGGCGCGCCTTCGGGCCCGCGTCCAACAGTTGGCGACCTCGCGAGCCGAGACCATCGACACCCAGGCCGGTGAACTACGCCGAATCGAACGCGACCTGCACGACGGCGCGCAGGCAAGGCTGGTGTCGCTGGGTATGAGCCTGGGCTTGGCTCAACAGTTGCTGCACGACGATCCGCAGGCCGTCCAACAGTTGCTGGCCGAGGCCCGCGAGTCGACCTCCAGCGCTTTGACCGAGCTGCGCGACCTGGTCCGGGGCATCCATCCGCCGGTACTGGCCGACCGTGGCCTGGACGGCGCTCTCAAGGCTTTGACCCTGGTCAATCCGATCCCGACCACGGTGGTGACCCGACTACCGGGACGGCTGCCGGCCCCGGTCGAGTCCGCGGCCTATTTCGCCGTCGCCGAGGCGTTGTCGAACGCCATCAAGCACGCCCAGGCCCGGCAGATCCGGATCACCGTGGAGTTCACACCCCATCGGTACGGCGCTGCGGGAGAGTTGACGATGCTGGTGTCCGACGACGGCCGTGGGGGTGCTTCGATCGATTCCGGCACCGGCCTGCGTGGCATCCAGCGTCGACTGGCGGCCTTCGACGGCACGCTGGCCGTTGACAGTCCGCCGGGCGGACCTACCGAGGTGAGGATGTCGCTGCCGTGCGTATTGTGA
- a CDS encoding VOC family protein encodes MPFTPVIVSLPIADRAASYRFYSDGLGLDAVGELADDGMPEPLQFVVNDGLRLMLVPTGGFGWVIGRHEVAPRGQSECVLNLGVAAPADADAVVDRARAAGAEVVTEPTAQPWGYAGVFADPDGHLWMVSADSGS; translated from the coding sequence ATGCCCTTCACTCCGGTGATCGTCAGTCTGCCCATCGCCGACCGGGCGGCCTCGTACCGCTTCTACTCAGACGGCCTCGGCCTCGACGCCGTCGGCGAGTTGGCCGACGACGGCATGCCGGAGCCGTTGCAGTTCGTGGTCAACGACGGGCTGCGGCTGATGCTCGTCCCGACCGGGGGTTTCGGCTGGGTCATCGGTCGGCACGAGGTCGCTCCACGGGGGCAGAGTGAGTGCGTGCTCAACCTCGGCGTCGCCGCACCTGCCGACGCGGACGCGGTCGTCGACCGGGCGCGCGCCGCCGGCGCCGAGGTGGTCACCGAGCCGACCGCACAGCCCTGGGGGTACGCGGGCGTCTTCGCCGACCCGGACGGCCACCTGTGGATGGTGTCCGCCGATTCAGGGTCCTGA
- a CDS encoding GNAT family N-acetyltransferase yields the protein MWRGSDFSSVSIRGSALLADFPWRPVDALWEIAQVSGLISMREATLVDLDDIIDLHTQARMAYYGAGGLPPEAIVNPALVQEQEAGWTAAIESPHKRILCAVDEGRIAGIAAMGPPLSAKVDASTTGQLYQIHVNPARWGEGIGSTLHAAFVRYLDEASLPIGMLEVWERNKRAQSFYARHGWRPDGGFRAGPDDSNYVSMRLDLVADRAPREYTAT from the coding sequence ATGTGGCGCGGCAGCGATTTTAGTAGTGTGTCGATTCGTGGGTCTGCGCTACTGGCGGATTTTCCTTGGCGGCCGGTCGATGCACTATGGGAGATTGCTCAGGTGAGTGGATTGATTTCAATGCGAGAAGCAACGCTGGTCGACCTGGATGACATTATCGACCTGCACACTCAGGCGCGTATGGCGTATTACGGAGCTGGCGGGCTGCCGCCCGAGGCCATCGTCAATCCCGCGTTAGTGCAGGAACAGGAGGCCGGGTGGACGGCGGCGATTGAATCCCCCCACAAAAGGATTCTATGCGCCGTTGACGAAGGTCGTATAGCTGGTATCGCTGCAATGGGCCCTCCTTTGTCGGCGAAGGTGGATGCCAGCACGACGGGGCAGTTGTATCAAATTCACGTGAATCCGGCCAGGTGGGGAGAAGGCATCGGTAGCACCTTGCACGCGGCATTCGTACGCTACCTGGACGAAGCTTCGCTCCCTATCGGCATGCTCGAAGTATGGGAGCGGAACAAGCGCGCGCAGTCGTTCTACGCCAGACATGGTTGGAGGCCTGACGGCGGTTTCCGGGCAGGACCAGATGACTCCAACTACGTTTCCATGCGGCTCGATTTGGTAGCCGATCGTGCACCACGGGAGTACACGGCAACGTGA
- a CDS encoding response regulator transcription factor codes for MRIVIAEDLALLREGLIRILRANGFDVVEAVDNGAALIRALMTHRPDVAIVDVRLPPTFTDEGLRSAIEARRQIPGLPILVLSQYVEQIYARELMSDRAGAVGYLLKDRVTDVSQFIDNVRQVASGSTVMDPDVVSALLTHRSTDPKLLELSPREHEVLTLMAQGRSNAAIAARMFVTEKTVSKHSNNIFTKLGLKPSEDDNRRILAVLAYLQN; via the coding sequence GTGCGTATTGTGATAGCCGAGGACCTCGCCCTGCTCCGTGAGGGCCTGATCAGGATCTTGCGGGCCAATGGGTTCGACGTTGTGGAAGCCGTTGACAACGGAGCCGCCCTGATCCGGGCGCTGATGACGCATCGTCCCGACGTCGCCATCGTCGACGTGCGGTTGCCGCCGACCTTCACCGACGAGGGACTGCGTTCCGCCATAGAAGCCCGTCGGCAGATTCCAGGGCTTCCCATTCTGGTGCTCTCGCAGTATGTCGAGCAGATCTACGCCCGGGAGCTGATGTCGGATCGCGCGGGTGCGGTGGGCTATCTGTTGAAGGATCGGGTTACGGACGTCAGCCAGTTCATCGACAATGTCCGGCAGGTCGCCTCCGGCAGCACCGTTATGGACCCCGACGTGGTGAGTGCGCTGCTCACCCACCGCTCCACCGACCCTAAGCTCCTGGAGCTGAGCCCACGCGAGCATGAGGTCCTCACCCTGATGGCCCAGGGCCGGTCGAACGCCGCGATCGCCGCCCGGATGTTCGTCACCGAGAAAACCGTCAGCAAACACAGCAACAACATCTTCACCAAGCTTGGTCTCAAGCCCTCCGAGGACGACAACCGCCGGATCCTGGCGGTCCTGGCCTACCTGCAGAACTGA
- a CDS encoding pyridoxamine 5'-phosphate oxidase family protein codes for MTVEITSHEELRDLLGAPNARAANKERVRLHERDREWLAASPFCLVATAGADGSCDVSPKGDPAGFALVLDDTTIALPERPGNKRADGYHNIIDNPHVGLLFMIPGRTDTLRINGRARLVGDAPWFDDMVVKGHRPVLAVVVQIEQIFYHCAKAFLRSALWKPETWQPDLLPTRARLIKEVEEPAESLEDLERHYGPDYAKTIYA; via the coding sequence GTGACGGTGGAGATCACTTCCCACGAGGAACTGCGTGACCTGCTCGGTGCGCCGAACGCGCGGGCCGCCAACAAGGAACGCGTCCGCCTGCACGAGCGGGACCGCGAATGGCTCGCCGCCTCGCCGTTCTGCCTGGTGGCCACGGCCGGCGCGGACGGCAGCTGCGACGTCTCCCCCAAGGGCGACCCGGCGGGCTTCGCGCTGGTGCTGGACGACACGACCATCGCGCTGCCCGAGCGGCCGGGCAACAAGCGGGCCGACGGCTACCACAACATCATCGACAACCCGCACGTCGGGCTGCTCTTCATGATCCCCGGGCGGACCGACACGCTGCGGATCAACGGGCGGGCGCGTCTGGTCGGCGACGCGCCGTGGTTCGACGACATGGTGGTCAAGGGGCATCGACCGGTGCTCGCCGTGGTGGTGCAGATCGAGCAGATCTTCTACCACTGCGCGAAGGCGTTCCTGCGGTCCGCGTTGTGGAAGCCGGAGACCTGGCAGCCCGACCTGCTGCCAACCCGAGCCCGACTCATCAAGGAGGTCGAGGAGCCGGCCGAGAGCCTGGAGGACCTGGAGCGGCACTACGGCCCCGACTACGCGAAGACCATCTACGCCTGA
- a CDS encoding Hsp20/alpha crystallin family protein — translation MSEQQSGGFGRGWRGRQQGWDPMGELQSLRAELSRLVGGRAGSSDVDLTETSDGWEVVVRLPGVAPEEVAVELDDRELCVRARSEAEVNADQGIPGGFETRGFEYRIDLPSRVDPEGIDAVMDHGLLRVRVPRATRPAPRTITVGRTGPRSGDLSTGTPMPADPAADRELHRPDTVGDIDRQ, via the coding sequence ATGAGCGAGCAGCAGAGCGGCGGTTTCGGCCGGGGGTGGCGGGGCCGCCAGCAGGGCTGGGACCCGATGGGCGAGTTGCAGTCGCTGCGCGCCGAGCTGAGTCGCCTGGTCGGTGGCCGGGCCGGGTCGTCCGACGTCGACCTGACCGAAACCTCGGACGGCTGGGAGGTCGTCGTCCGGCTGCCCGGGGTGGCGCCGGAGGAGGTGGCGGTCGAGCTGGACGACCGGGAGCTGTGCGTGCGGGCCCGTTCCGAGGCGGAGGTCAACGCCGACCAGGGCATCCCGGGCGGCTTCGAGACCCGTGGCTTCGAGTACCGGATCGACCTGCCGTCGCGGGTCGACCCGGAGGGTATCGACGCGGTGATGGACCACGGTCTGCTCCGGGTCCGGGTGCCCCGGGCGACCCGGCCCGCGCCGCGCACCATCACCGTCGGTCGCACCGGCCCGCGCTCCGGCGACCTCTCCACTGGTACGCCGATGCCGGCCGATCCCGCCGCCGACCGGGAGTTGCACCGCCCGGACACCGTCGGCGACATCGACCGGCAGTAG
- a CDS encoding putative quinol monooxygenase, with translation MPYGYIASMKAKPDRRDDVVAILLSGVDGLREAGCDLYVVSVSATDDVTIWVSEVWQSKEHHDASLRLPETRAAIGRAMPMLTGEFTGQETAVVGGLGVDGEVRP, from the coding sequence GTGCCGTACGGGTACATCGCATCGATGAAGGCGAAGCCGGATCGCCGTGATGACGTCGTTGCCATCCTGCTGAGTGGCGTGGACGGCCTGCGGGAAGCGGGCTGTGACCTCTACGTGGTGAGTGTCTCGGCGACCGACGACGTCACCATCTGGGTGAGTGAGGTGTGGCAGAGCAAGGAGCACCACGACGCCTCCCTGCGGCTTCCCGAGACGAGGGCGGCCATCGGCCGGGCCATGCCGATGCTCACCGGCGAGTTCACGGGTCAGGAGACCGCAGTGGTGGGCGGCCTGGGCGTGGACGGGGAGGTCCGCCCGTGA
- a CDS encoding alpha/beta hydrolase: MTAQKMSRFRRAALALFLPVTVAAAIAACDDSAAPKAAPAAGSAAPVPTASANAAPAAGLHMIANNGHELAFHVTPGSSPTIVLDAGGGEDSSYWDALVPQLSKATGSQIITYDRAGMGASEEVKGPWDPQAAASDLQAGLRQLGVAQNVVLAGHSQAGEVAHHFVLANPGVVSGAVLIDANVPQFFTDTQTQRLIALTAPQIEELKKAPSTKANRQLIATADNFGPTHQAYHKLSWPNNVPVTYIVSDKTPFDGSPQDAQAWRDAAAAFVKAGPDRTLVTAKGSSHDVPQDNPVLVLKEIEQMTATVK, encoded by the coding sequence ATGACCGCGCAAAAAATGTCCCGGTTCCGTCGGGCCGCCCTCGCCCTTTTCCTTCCCGTCACGGTGGCAGCGGCAATCGCCGCGTGTGACGATTCGGCGGCGCCGAAGGCTGCGCCCGCAGCCGGTTCGGCAGCCCCGGTTCCCACGGCTTCGGCCAACGCCGCCCCCGCAGCAGGCTTGCACATGATCGCCAACAACGGGCACGAGCTTGCCTTCCACGTCACACCCGGAAGCTCTCCTACCATCGTGCTGGATGCCGGTGGCGGCGAGGACTCCTCATATTGGGACGCCCTGGTGCCGCAACTGTCGAAGGCCACCGGATCGCAGATCATCACCTACGACCGGGCCGGTATGGGCGCCAGCGAAGAGGTGAAGGGCCCCTGGGACCCCCAGGCCGCCGCCTCCGACCTGCAGGCCGGTCTGCGTCAACTCGGCGTCGCACAAAACGTGGTCCTCGCGGGCCACTCGCAGGCAGGGGAGGTGGCCCACCATTTCGTCCTCGCGAACCCCGGTGTCGTCTCCGGGGCGGTGCTGATCGACGCCAACGTGCCGCAGTTCTTCACCGATACGCAGACCCAACGCCTCATCGCACTGACCGCTCCGCAGATCGAAGAACTCAAGAAGGCACCGTCGACGAAGGCGAACCGTCAGCTCATCGCCACGGCCGACAACTTCGGCCCCACGCACCAGGCGTACCACAAGCTCTCGTGGCCGAACAACGTCCCCGTCACGTACATCGTGTCGGACAAGACGCCCTTCGACGGATCGCCGCAGGACGCCCAGGCCTGGCGCGACGCGGCCGCCGCGTTCGTCAAGGCGGGGCCTGACCGCACCCTCGTCACCGCCAAGGGCAGCTCGCACGACGTTCCCCAGGACAATCCCGTCCTGGTGCTCAAGGAAATCGAACAGATGACCGCCACCGTCAAGTAA
- a CDS encoding helix-turn-helix transcriptional regulator — MSAAVVEALTDRARDASPDQLTVDRSVLATFLDTLLGELPWWSRAWRVAEVGEVRKSSSALALPPGEPQVVEVTVPGSLGGDAGKVQSFSARVRLLEDRLLRWQMKIGDTVIGPAVAPAGEPEPHPFGAVFGMLVEMRGLSLREVAWQAGRAHSTIMKLRHGGLVPERGLIEQLAQALNVPAEDLTLIAGVDSADPGLPRRFRT; from the coding sequence TTGAGCGCCGCCGTAGTTGAAGCGTTGACCGATCGGGCGCGCGATGCCTCTCCCGATCAACTGACCGTCGACCGGTCGGTCCTGGCGACGTTCCTCGACACGCTGCTGGGCGAGCTGCCGTGGTGGAGTCGCGCCTGGCGGGTCGCCGAGGTGGGAGAAGTGCGTAAGAGCTCTTCGGCTCTGGCCCTGCCGCCTGGGGAGCCACAGGTTGTCGAGGTGACCGTGCCGGGTTCCCTGGGTGGCGACGCGGGCAAGGTTCAGTCGTTCTCCGCCCGGGTGAGGCTCCTGGAAGACCGGCTCCTTCGTTGGCAGATGAAGATCGGCGACACGGTCATCGGACCGGCGGTCGCGCCGGCAGGGGAACCGGAGCCGCATCCGTTCGGCGCCGTGTTCGGGATGCTGGTGGAGATGCGCGGCCTGTCGTTGCGCGAGGTGGCCTGGCAGGCCGGGCGAGCCCACTCGACGATCATGAAGCTCCGTCACGGAGGTCTGGTTCCCGAACGGGGGCTGATCGAGCAGCTCGCGCAGGCGTTGAACGTGCCGGCAGAGGACCTCACCCTCATCGCCGGAGTGGACTCAGCCGATCCGGGCCTGCCACGACGTTTCCGGACCTGA
- a CDS encoding class I SAM-dependent methyltransferase, producing the protein MDGDDWLADTRTSYDTVAVDYARLVHGLLPGAPYERAALGLFADFVRSAGGGPVADVGCGPGRITAHLHTLGIDAFGIDLSPAMIAVARRDHPGLRFEVGSMTDLDLADNSVTGLLAWYSLIHIPDDQMGAVLAHFRRVVRPGGPLLLGFHVGDETTLKTQGYGGHLMRVRVHRRQPARMAAWLRANGFRVEAETTLTSPESKLGAITFARRA; encoded by the coding sequence GTGGACGGTGACGACTGGTTGGCAGACACCCGCACCTCGTACGACACGGTCGCGGTCGACTACGCCCGTCTGGTGCACGGCCTCCTCCCCGGGGCACCGTACGAGCGGGCGGCCCTGGGCCTGTTCGCCGACTTCGTCCGCTCCGCCGGCGGCGGACCGGTGGCGGACGTCGGCTGTGGGCCTGGACGCATCACCGCCCACCTGCACACACTCGGCATCGACGCCTTCGGGATCGACCTCTCACCCGCGATGATCGCCGTGGCCCGCCGCGACCATCCGGGACTCCGATTCGAGGTCGGCTCGATGACCGACCTCGACCTGGCCGACAACTCGGTCACCGGCCTGCTCGCCTGGTACTCACTCATCCACATCCCCGACGACCAGATGGGCGCGGTCCTCGCGCACTTCCGGCGGGTCGTACGCCCCGGCGGCCCACTGCTGCTCGGGTTCCACGTGGGCGATGAGACGACCCTCAAGACCCAGGGGTACGGCGGCCACCTCATGAGGGTGCGCGTCCACCGTCGCCAGCCGGCCCGGATGGCAGCCTGGCTGCGTGCGAACGGTTTCCGGGTCGAGGCGGAGACGACCCTCACCTCGCCCGAGAGCAAGCTCGGCGCAATCACCTTCGCCCGCCGGGCCTGA
- a CDS encoding DUF2231 domain-containing protein: protein MESRLKVLGHPVHPMLVMFPVALLVTAVLFDLVDTVGGPDFLGEVAYWNITVGLIGGLLAAAAGSFDLLAIPTGTRAKRVGLLHAAANVAVILLFAAVWAVRLNADSRAAGGALIAIELVAVAILGISAWLGGELVDRLGVGVDRDAGLDAPSSLRPTTATRRIGEV from the coding sequence ATGGAGAGCCGACTCAAGGTGCTGGGTCACCCAGTCCATCCGATGCTGGTCATGTTCCCGGTCGCGCTGCTGGTCACCGCGGTGCTGTTCGACCTGGTGGACACCGTCGGCGGTCCCGACTTCCTGGGCGAGGTCGCGTACTGGAACATCACCGTCGGTCTGATCGGCGGCCTGCTCGCCGCAGCCGCCGGCTCGTTCGACCTGCTGGCGATCCCGACCGGCACCCGCGCCAAGCGGGTGGGTCTGCTGCACGCGGCCGCCAACGTCGCGGTGATCCTGCTCTTCGCGGCGGTCTGGGCGGTCCGGCTCAACGCGGACTCGCGGGCCGCCGGCGGCGCGCTGATCGCCATCGAGTTGGTCGCCGTGGCGATCCTCGGCATCAGCGCCTGGCTCGGCGGCGAGCTGGTCGACCGGCTCGGGGTGGGCGTCGACCGGGATGCCGGCCTGGACGCGCCCAGCTCGCTGCGGCCCACCACGGCCACCCGGCGGATCGGAGAGGTGTGA